The following are from one region of the Populus trichocarpa isolate Nisqually-1 chromosome 8, P.trichocarpa_v4.1, whole genome shotgun sequence genome:
- the LOC7471491 gene encoding probable serine/threonine-protein kinase PBL3 isoform X1 encodes MGNCLDSSAARVDSTQSSHTPGASRISSRTSRSSVPSSLTIPSYSGKSSSDCFPTPRSEGEILSSPNLKAFSFNELKSATRNFRPDSLLGEGGFGCVFKGWIDENTLTASKPGSGMVVAVKKLKPEGFQGHKEWLTEVNYLGQLHHPNLVKLIGYCVEGENRLLVYEFMPKGSLENHLFRRGPQPLSWAVRVKVAIGAARGLSFLHDAKSQVIYRDFKASNILLDAEFNAKLSDFGLAKAGPTGDRTHVSTQVMGTHGYAAPEYVATGRLTAKSDVYSFGVVLLELLSGRRAVDKTKVGVEQNLADWAKPYLGDKRKLFRIMDTKLGGQYPQKGAFMAANLALQCLSNEAKVRPRMSEVLATLENIESPKGAAKNSRSEQQTVQTPVRQSPMRHHHAPGTPPASASPLPSHHQSPRLR; translated from the exons ATGGGAAACTGCTTAGATTCTTCTGCTGCTAGAGTAGATTCTACTCAGAGTTCACATACTCCTG GAGCCTCAAGAATTTCCAGCAGAACCAGCCGTTCTTCAGTTCCTTCTAGTCTGACCATCCCATCATACAGTGGGAAGAGCAGTTCTGACTGTTTTCCTACACCAAGGAGTGAAGGTGAAATATTGTCATCTCCAAATTTAAAGGCCTTCTCGTTCAATGAACTAAAAAGTGCCACCAGAAACTTCCGTCCCGATAGTCTTCTTGGTGAAGGTGGCTTTGGTTGTGTTTTCAAAGGATGGATTGATGAAAACACGTTGACTGCTTCGAAGCCTGGATCAGGAATGGTTGTGGCAGTCAAGAAGCTTAAACCTGAAGGTTTCCAAGGCCACAAGGAGTGGTTG ACAGAAGTTAATTATCTTGGCCAACTTCATCATCCAAATCTGGTTAAATTGATTGGGTACTGCGTGGAAGGTGAGAACCGACTTCTGGTCTATGAGTTCATGCCTAAAGGGAGCTTGGAGAATCATCTGTTCAGAA gAGGACCACAGCCACTTTCATGGGCAGTAAGGGTCAAAGTGGCTATAGGTGCTGCCAGAGGGCTCTCTTTTCTTCATGATGCGAAATCACAAGTCATATACCGTGACTTCAAGGCATCTAATATTCTACTAGATGCG GAATTTAATGCAAAACTTTCTGATTTTGGTCTGGCCAAGGCAGGCCCTACTGGTGATAGGACCCACGTGTCCACTCAAGTTATGGGTACTCATGGGTATGCAGCACCTGAATACGTTGCTACAG GTCGGTTGACAGCCAAAAGTGATGTATACAGCTTTGGGGTTGTGTTGCTTGAATTATTGTCTGGGCGACGGGCTGTTGATAAAACTAAGGTGGGTGTGGAGCAGAACCTGGCAGACTGGGCGAAACCATATCTTGGTGACAAGAGGAAATTATTCCGAATTATGGACACCAAGTTGGGGGGACAATATCCTCAGAAGGGAGCCTTTATGGCTGCAAATCTGGCTTTACAGTGCCTAAGCAATGAAGCTAAAGTCAGGCCTCGAATGTCAGAGGTATTAGCAACGCTGGAGAACATTGAATCCCCAAAAGGTGCTGCAAAAAACTCCCGATCAGAGCAGCAAACAGTTCAGACACCTGTCCGACAGTCCCCAATGAGACATCATCACGCTCCTGGGACTCCACCAGCCAGTGCCTCCCCACTGCCATCCCACCACCAATCTCCACGATTACGATGA
- the LOC7471491 gene encoding probable serine/threonine-protein kinase PBL3 isoform X2, producing MVVAVKKLKPEGFQGHKEWLTEVNYLGQLHHPNLVKLIGYCVEGENRLLVYEFMPKGSLENHLFRRGPQPLSWAVRVKVAIGAARGLSFLHDAKSQVIYRDFKASNILLDAEFNAKLSDFGLAKAGPTGDRTHVSTQVMGTHGYAAPEYVATGRLTAKSDVYSFGVVLLELLSGRRAVDKTKVGVEQNLADWAKPYLGDKRKLFRIMDTKLGGQYPQKGAFMAANLALQCLSNEAKVRPRMSEVLATLENIESPKGAAKNSRSEQQTVQTPVRQSPMRHHHAPGTPPASASPLPSHHQSPRLR from the exons ATGGTTGTGGCAGTCAAGAAGCTTAAACCTGAAGGTTTCCAAGGCCACAAGGAGTGGTTG ACAGAAGTTAATTATCTTGGCCAACTTCATCATCCAAATCTGGTTAAATTGATTGGGTACTGCGTGGAAGGTGAGAACCGACTTCTGGTCTATGAGTTCATGCCTAAAGGGAGCTTGGAGAATCATCTGTTCAGAA gAGGACCACAGCCACTTTCATGGGCAGTAAGGGTCAAAGTGGCTATAGGTGCTGCCAGAGGGCTCTCTTTTCTTCATGATGCGAAATCACAAGTCATATACCGTGACTTCAAGGCATCTAATATTCTACTAGATGCG GAATTTAATGCAAAACTTTCTGATTTTGGTCTGGCCAAGGCAGGCCCTACTGGTGATAGGACCCACGTGTCCACTCAAGTTATGGGTACTCATGGGTATGCAGCACCTGAATACGTTGCTACAG GTCGGTTGACAGCCAAAAGTGATGTATACAGCTTTGGGGTTGTGTTGCTTGAATTATTGTCTGGGCGACGGGCTGTTGATAAAACTAAGGTGGGTGTGGAGCAGAACCTGGCAGACTGGGCGAAACCATATCTTGGTGACAAGAGGAAATTATTCCGAATTATGGACACCAAGTTGGGGGGACAATATCCTCAGAAGGGAGCCTTTATGGCTGCAAATCTGGCTTTACAGTGCCTAAGCAATGAAGCTAAAGTCAGGCCTCGAATGTCAGAGGTATTAGCAACGCTGGAGAACATTGAATCCCCAAAAGGTGCTGCAAAAAACTCCCGATCAGAGCAGCAAACAGTTCAGACACCTGTCCGACAGTCCCCAATGAGACATCATCACGCTCCTGGGACTCCACCAGCCAGTGCCTCCCCACTGCCATCCCACCACCAATCTCCACGATTACGATGA
- the LOC7457855 gene encoding probable methyltransferase PMT2, with amino-acid sequence MALKSSSADGRTRSSIQIFIVVGLCCFFYILGAWQRSGFGKADNLAMEITKSTGDCNIIPNLNFETHHGGDAGSSDDSDSKPKTFQPCHSRFTDYTPCQDQKRAMTFPRENMIYRERHCPPQEEKLHCLIPAPQGYVTPFPWPKSRDYVPFANAPYKSLTVEKAIQNWVQYEGNVFRFPGGGTQFPQGADKYIDQLASVLPFTNGTVRTALDTGCGVASLGAYLWSRNVITMSFAPRDSHEAQVQFALERGVPAVIGVFGSVKLPYPSKAFDMAHCSRCLIPWGANDGMYLMEVDRVLRPGGYWVLSGPPINWKNNYKSWQRPKEELQEEQRKIEETAKLLCWDKKYEKGEMAIWQKRVNADSCRARQDDSRATFCKSADVDDVWYKKMEACITPYSDSGSSDEVAGGALKVFPERLYAIPPRVASGSIPGVSVETYQDYNNEWKKHVNAYKKINKLIDSGRYRNIMDMNAGLGGFAAALESPKLWVMNVVPTIAEKSTLGVIYERGLIGIYHDWCESFSTYPRTYDLIHASGVFSLYRDKCDMEDILLEMDRILRPEGAVIFRDEVDVLVKVRKMVGGMKWDTKMVDHEDGPLVPEKILVAVKQYWVGNSTSAQ; translated from the exons ATGGCATTGAAAAGCAGTTCAGCTGATGGCAGAACCAGGAGTTCTATACAGATATTTATCGTTGTTGGGTTatgctgttttttttacatcttgGGTGCTTGGCAAAGAAGTGGCTTTGGCAAGGCTGACAATCTTGCCATGGAGATTACTAAGAGTACAGGAGATTGTAATATAATCCCGAATCTTAATTTTGAGACCCATCACGGTGGCGATGCTGGGTCCAGTGATGATTCCGATTCAAAACCCAAAACTTTTCAGCCTTGCCATTCTCGTTTTACTGATTACACTCCTTGTCAAGATCAGAAGCGTGCTATGACTTTTCCTAGGGAAAACATGATTTATCGAGAGAGACACTGCCCTCCTCAGGAGGAGAAGCTTCACTGCTTGATACCAGCACCTCAAGGTTACGTCACCCCATTTCCTTGGCCTAAGAGTCGTGACTATGTGCCCTTTGCTAATGCACCCTATAAGAGTTTGACTGTCGAGAAGGCTATTCAGAATTGGGTCCAATACGAGGGCAATGTATTTAGGTTTCCTGGTGGAGGCACCCAGTTTCCACAAGGAGCAGATAAATATATCGATCAGCTAGCTTCGGTGTTACCATTTACCAATGGGACAGTCAGAACTGCATTGGACACTGGTTGTGGG GTTGCCAGTTTGGGTGCGTACCTCTGGAGCAGGAATGTCATTACCATGTCATTTGCTCCAAGAGATTCACATGAAGCGCAGGTTCAATTTGCCCTTGAAAGAGGTGTACCTGCTGTTATTGGTGTTTTTGGTTCTGTAAAGCTTCCATATCCATCCAAAGCCTTTGACATGGCTCACTGCTCTCGTTGCTTGATTCCATGGGGAGCTAATG ATGGGATGTACTTGATGGAAGTCGACCGAGTTCTCAGACCTGGTGGTTACTGGGTGCTTTCTGGACCTCCCATCAATTGGAAGAATAATTACAAATCATGGCAGCGTCCCAAGGAGGAACTTCAGGAGGAACAGAGAAAGATCGAAGAGACTGCCAAACTTCTTTGCTGGGATAAGAAGTATGAAAAGGGTGAAATGGCCATTTGGCAAAAGAGAGTAAATGCTGATTCCTGTCGTGCTAGACAAGACGATTCCAGAGCTACCTTTTGCAAATCTGCAGACGTAGATGATGTGTG GTACAAGAAAATGGAGGCATGCATCACTCCATATTCTGATAGTGGTAGCTCAGATGAAGTGGCTGGTGGGGCATTGAAGGTGTTTCCAGAGAGGCTCTATGCTATCCCTCCTAGAGTTGCTAGTGGTTCCATTCCTGGAGTTTCTGTTGAAACATACCAGGATTACAATAATGAATGGAAAAAGCATGTAAATgcttacaagaaaataaataagcttATTGACTCTGGACGATATCGCAACATTATGGATATGAATGCGGGCTTGGGAGGATTTGCTGCTGCTCTTGAGTCTCCGAAATTGTGGGTTATGAATGTGGTGCCAACCATAGCTGAGAAAAGTACTCTGGGTGTGATATATGAGAGAGGATTGATTGGAATCTATCATGACTG GTGTGAATCTTTCTCCACATACCCAAGGACTTATGACCTTATCCATGCCAGTGGAGTTTTCAGTTTGTACAGGGACAA GTGTGACATGGAGGACATTCTTCTGGAGATGGATCGGATTTTGCGACCAGAAGGTGCAGTTATATTCCGTGATGAAGTTGATGTTCTTGTTAAGGTGAGGAAGATGGTAGGAGGAATGAAATGGGATACTAAAATGGTGGACCATGAAGATGGTCCCCTAGTTCCTGAGAAGATATTGGTTGCTGTCAAGCAGTATTGGGTTGGAAACTCAACGTCCGCGCAGTGA